The sequence CGCGCCATGAAATCCCGCACGGTCTCCCGCAGCAGCTGCTGAATGTCATCAAGTTCCGGTTCCGGCATCTGGAAAGCCTCGCTCCGCAGGGGGTTTCCATGGATCATACCAAAATATCCCGGATATGCGCGGCGCACTCCGCTCCCGGGGGCGAGGTCCGGATCACCCGTGAGAGGAAGCGAGCATATTTTCTTCAACGTGGCGTTCACCGAGGAAGAGGAGGCCCCCTGAACACGCTCCCGGCGGGCGGGAGAACGCTACCCAGCAGGGCCCGAATCTGCTATAAACAAAGCAAATCAACCCACCGGATTTTGAAAATCGGAATTTTCCTGGGAAGGAGAAAACCATGAAGATCGTCCTGTATGCCGACATCCACGCGCAACTCGCGCCGCTCGAAGCCGTTCTCGAGGCCGTGGAGAAGGAAAACGCCGACTGGGAGATCGTTCCCGGCGACATCGTCATGGGCGGCCCCGAACCCGGGGAGGTGATTGACTGCCTGCGGGCCCGGAAGAACTGCATCCCCCTCATGGGGAACTTCGACCGCTGGGTGGTCGAGAAAATCGACGAGCAGGACAACCCCTTCCCGGCGCGGAACGACAGCTCCCGCCTCACCCGCGAGCACCTGAACCCAGAGCAGCTCAAATGGCTCCGGGGCCTTCCCCGCTCGCTGGTCATCTCCCCCGAACCGGGCCACGACTTCCGCATCTTCCACGGAACGCCGGATGATGACGAGGGCGCTCTCCCGCTTCGCCTGACGGACGAGGAGATCATCAAGCGCCTCGGCGGGGTGAAAGAAGAGATCCTCGCGTTCGGACAGGTCCACGGCCCCTACGTGCGCAAGGTGGGCAACCAGACGCTGGTGTGCGCGGCCTCCGCGGCGGTCAACTGGGACGGCGACAACCGGCCCGCCTACCTTATCGTCGAGTACCGCGGAAACGGGGACTGGAACGTGGACATTCACCGCGTGAGCTACGACTTCGAGGCACAGGCCAAGAAAAACGAAAACAGCTGGGACCCGGGCGGTAGCAAGCAGGCGAAAACCATCCGCACCGGCGAGTTTTGGAATCCGGCCCACATGCCGCACTAGGGATTCCTCCCGGCCGGGACGAACACAAACGGGCGCTTCCCCATCTGCAGCCGGGGCGGCGCCCGTTTTTTCGGGGCGATATACTTGACGAAAGCATGTAATCCCGAAAGAAAAATATCGCCGAAAAAGGAATCACTTGGCGCACGATGGCGGCCTCGCCTTCTCCGCGCGCCTTTCTTTTAGGATTCAGCGCACTTTCAGGACGATTTTTCCGCGGACGTGCCCCTTCTTGCTCAACTCTTGCGCGGCCCCCGCCTCGGCGAGCGGCATCTCCACAATCTCCGGCGGGCGCACTGCGCCGGCCTTCATCAGTTCAATGATTCGCTCCAAGTGCGCGCGATCCCGCCCGACATTCGGCCGGATGACGGTGACATCGCTGCGCGGGGGAGAAAAACCCGCCGGCGGCGGCGCCACATGGACCAGCAGGCCCCCTGGCTTCAACACCGAAAAGCTGCGCGCGTGCACCTCTCCCCCCATGGTGTCGAACACGACATCGCAGAGAGGAGCGGCCTTCGTGAAATCCTCGCTGTTGTAGTCAATCACTTCATCCGCGCCGAGGCCGCGGACGTATTCGTGGTTCCGGGCACTCGCCGTGGCGTACACCTTGGCGTCGGCATACCGGGCGTACTGCACCGCGAAGCTCCCGACCCCTCCGGCACCCGCATGAATCAAGATATTCCCGCCGGCCTTGAGCTTGACGGCATCCTCCAGTGCCACCAGCGCCGTCAGGCCGATGAGCGCGAGCGCGGCGGCCTCTGCGTGCGAGAGAGAGTCCGGCTTCCTCGCCATGATCGATGCCTTGACGGCGATGGCCTCCGCATATGCGCCTTCCTGTCCCCGGTCGGCCACGCCGAACACCGCATCGCCCGGCGCGAATTCCTCCACGCCCGGGCCGAGCGCGCGCACCACCCCCGAAAAATCACGGCCCAGGATATGGGGAAAGGACAACTGGGCATCGCTCCGGTTGTAGCCCTCGCGCTGCTTCCAGTCAGCAGGATTCACGCTCGCCGCATGGATGTCCACGACAAT is a genomic window of bacterium containing:
- a CDS encoding metallophosphoesterase family protein; translated protein: MKIVLYADIHAQLAPLEAVLEAVEKENADWEIVPGDIVMGGPEPGEVIDCLRARKNCIPLMGNFDRWVVEKIDEQDNPFPARNDSSRLTREHLNPEQLKWLRGLPRSLVISPEPGHDFRIFHGTPDDDEGALPLRLTDEEIIKRLGGVKEEILAFGQVHGPYVRKVGNQTLVCAASAAVNWDGDNRPAYLIVEYRGNGDWNVDIHRVSYDFEAQAKKNENSWDPGGSKQAKTIRTGEFWNPAHMPH
- a CDS encoding NADP-dependent oxidoreductase gives rise to the protein MKAILMKDYGGPEVLELGDAPDPAAGPGEIVVDIHAASVNPADWKQREGYNRSDAQLSFPHILGRDFSGVVRALGPGVEEFAPGDAVFGVADRGQEGAYAEAIAVKASIMARKPDSLSHAEAAALALIGLTALVALEDAVKLKAGGNILIHAGAGGVGSFAVQYARYADAKVYATASARNHEYVRGLGADEVIDYNSEDFTKAAPLCDVVFDTMGGEVHARSFSVLKPGGLLVHVAPPPAGFSPPRSDVTVIRPNVGRDRAHLERIIELMKAGAVRPPEIVEMPLAEAGAAQELSKKGHVRGKIVLKVR